One window of the Rosa rugosa chromosome 3, drRosRugo1.1, whole genome shotgun sequence genome contains the following:
- the LOC133737732 gene encoding TPD1 protein homolog 1A-like, translating to MAPILKFLSLALIFSVTVGVDCQCSKNRLKVTQYRTGELLRNKPVWRVKITNDCPCTQLDVKLSCKGFQAVKDIGPKPVLAKSGGECLLNDGQPIYAHEDFIFTYAFGTRFPFHLLSSRIACS from the coding sequence ATGGCACCAATTCTGAAGTTTCTCAGCCTGGCTTTGATTTTCAGTGTGACTGTAGGAGTGGACTGTCAGTGCTCTAAGAACAGGCTCAAAGTCACACAGTATCGAACAGGAGAGTTGTTGCGAAACAAGCCAGTGTGGAGGGTGAAGATCACCAATGACTGCCCATGTACTCAACTCGATGTTAAACTAAGTTGCAAGGGATTTCAAGCCGTGAAAGATATTGGTCCTAAGCCAGTCTTGGCCAAATCCGGTGGCGAGTGTCTCCTCAACGATGGCCAACCTATCTATGCGCACGAGGATTTCATTTTCACCTATGCTTTTGGCACTCGGTTTCCTTTTCACCTGCTCTCCTCCCGAATTGCCTGTTCTTAA